In Onychostoma macrolepis isolate SWU-2019 chromosome 12, ASM1243209v1, whole genome shotgun sequence, a single window of DNA contains:
- the chrm3b gene encoding muscarinic acetylcholine receptor M3: MNLTLSAEPGLFLTNSSPGMRANPVTAFVPHDLRTANDSQATNLTGNATLLSTESPDPLGGHTIWQIVMIVFLCGSLSLVTITGNILVLVSFKINKQLKTVNNYYLLSLAFADLIIGVLSMNLYTTYIIMNHWALGNWACDLWLAIDYVASNASVMNLLVISFDRYFSVTRPLTYRAKRTTKRAMTMIGLAWSISFILWAPAILFWQYFVGERTVPPNECYIQFLSEPITTFCTAIAAFYLPVTIITVLYWRIYKETENRSKELAELKGSGNQGSPEESVQKCVGNPGSSRSHSSYELHQRSSGRTKRGRFWFWPLNRKTRKSHGSETDRSSSDSWNNNETAASVDLSDDEEEEDGEAMYSISENLNQDAKPSRKGSDSKASKDQPNSKDGKRFACKTKTQVNKRKKVSLVKEKKAAQTLSAILLAFIITWTPYNIMVLVNAFCNECIPETLWALGYWLCYVNSTINPMCYALCNKTFRTTFRSILLCQWRQTNKPNKPQLQQRQPAAAYRKQSPAEN, encoded by the exons ATGAACCTGACGCTGAGCGCCGAGCCCGGATTATTCCTGACCAACAGCTCCCCGGGGATGCGGGCCAATCCCGTCACAGCGTTCGTCCCACATGACCTCCGGACCGCCAATGATTCGCAAGCCACCAATCTGACCGGCAACGCCACTCTTCTGTCCACCGAGTCACCGGATCCGCTCGGTGGACACACAATCTGGCAGATCGTGATGATCGTGTTCCTATGCGGCTCGCTTTCTTTAGTCACCATCACCGGGAACATCCTGGTCCTGGTGTCCTTTAAAATCAACAAGCAGTTAAAAACAGTGAATAACTATTATTTGCTGAGCCTGGCGTTTGCAGACCTCATCATCGGCGTGCTTTCGATGAACCTCTACACTACGTATATAATCATGAACCACTGGGCGCTTGGGAACTGGGCCTGCGATCTGTGGCTGGCCATTGATTATGTAGCCAGCAACGCTTCAGTGATGAACCTGCTGGTCATCAGCTTCGACCGGTATTTCTCCGTCACCCGTCCCCTGACGTACAGAGCCAAACGCACCACCAAGCGAGCCATGACCATGATTGGATTGGCCTGGTCCATTTCTTTCATCCTCTGGGCTCCGGCTATCCTCTTCTGGCAGTATTTCGTTGGGGAGCGGACGGTTCCTCCGAACGAATGCTACATCCAGTTCCTCTCGGAGCCGATCACCACTTTTTGCACAGCGATCGCTGCTTTCTATCTGCCTGTGACCATCATAACCGTCCTCTACTGGCGGATCTACAAGGAGACGGAGAACCGCTCCAAGGAGCTGGCTGAACTCAAGGGTTCGGGGAACCAGGGGAGTCCGGAGGAATCCGTGCAGAAATG tgtggggaATCCGGGAAGCTCACGCAGTCACAGCAGCTACGAGCTCCACCAGAGAAGCTCGGGGAGAACCAAAAGGGGGCGTTTTTGGTTCTGGCCGTTGAATCGGAAAACTCGGAAGAGTCACGGCAGCGAGACGGACCGCTCTAGCAGCGATAGCTGGAATAATAACGAAACCGCCGCGTCCGTCGACCTATCggatgatgaggaggaggaagatGGAGAAGCCATGTACTCGATCTCCGAAAACCTCAACCAAGACGCGAAACCTTCCAGAAAGGGATCGGACTCCAAAGCGTCCAAAGATCAACCCAACTCCAAAGACGGCAAACGCTTCGCCTGCAAGACCAAGACGCAGGTCAACAAGCGCAAGAAGGTCTCTCTGGTGAAAGAGAAGAAAGCGGCGCAGACGCTGAGCGCCATCCTCCTGGCCTTCATCATCACGTGGACGCCGTACAACATCATGGTCCTGGTGAACGCGTTCTGCAACGAGTGCATCCCTGAGACGCTGTGGGCTCTGGGATACTGGCTGTGCTACGTCAACAGCACCATCAACCCCATGTGTTACGCGCTCTGCAACAAGACCTTTCGCACCACCTTCAGATCCATCCTGCTGTGTCAGTGGCGTCAGACGAACAAACCCAACAAACCGCAGCTCCAGCAGAGGCAGCCCGCGGCCGCTTACCGGAAACAGAGTCCCGCGGAGAACTAG